Proteins co-encoded in one Equus przewalskii isolate Varuska chromosome 27, EquPr2, whole genome shotgun sequence genomic window:
- the CLDN8 gene encoding claudin-8, which yields MATYVLQIAGLVLGGVGMVGTVAVTIMPQWRVSAFIESNIVVFENLWEGLWMSCMRHANIRMQCKVYDSLLALSPDLQASRGLMCTACVLAFLAFMTAILGMKCTRCTGDDEKVKGYILLTAGIVFIITGMMVLIPVSWVANSIIRDFYNPIVEVAQKRELGEALYIGWTTALMLIVGGALFCCVSCCNEKSSSYRYSVPSHRTTQKSYHVEKKSPSVYSRSQYV from the coding sequence ATGGCTACCTATGTCCTGCAAATCGCCGGCCTGGTGCTTGGTGGTGTAGGCATGGTGGGCACAGTGGCTGTCACCATCATGCCTCAGTGGAGAGTGTCTGCCTTCATTGAAAGCAACATTGTGGTTTTTGAAAACCTCTGGGAAGGACTGTGGATGAGTTGCATGAGGCACGCTAATATCAGAATGCAGTGCAAAGTCTATGATTCCCTGCTGGCTCTCTCTCCGGACCTACAGGCATCCAGGGGACTCATGTGTACTGCCTGTGTGCTGGCCTTCCTGGCTTTCATGACGGCCATCCTTGGCATGAAGTGTACCAGGTGCACCGGGGACGACGAGAAGGTGAAGGGTTACATCCTGCTCACGGCTGGAATCGTCTTCATCATCACAGGCATGATGGTGCTCATCCCTGTGAGCTGGGTTGCCAATTCCATCATCAGAGATTTCTACAACCCCATAGTGGAAGTTGCCCAGAAACGTGAGCTTGGAGAAGCCCTCTATATAGGCTGGACCACGGCGCTGATGCTGATTGTTGGCGGGGCACTCTTCTGTTGTGTTTCTTGTTGCAATGAAAAGAGCAGTAGCTACAGATACTCTGTACCTTCCCATCGCACAACCCAAAAAAGCTATCACGTGGAGAAGAAGTCACCGAGCGTGTACTCCAGAAGTCAGTATGTGTAG